One window of Poseidonibacter antarcticus genomic DNA carries:
- a CDS encoding arginase gives MLETSKNVKVVEVYSDIAGHRKGASLGIDALRKSSKELNSEYYEKLQIESIGDENQSDIASEFKHAKHADKIDSIISSLAYKVKELREDKKFPIILAGDHSSCAGTMHGLKMAHPNSEIGVVYIDAHADIHSPYTSGSGNMHGMPLAMACAIDNIECQKNELTDKEIEYWNKLKFMASDEGSIKTENIVFCAVRDYQKEEMALIKKHKIPLYTVEEITHKGIGPTVEEIFKKLEYCDHIYVSFDVDSVDPLYVPGTGTPANNGLSYEQAMQLNIELIKNEKVCCWEMAEINPLYNNSKDDSTRIFKILEKVTHSLLSNY, from the coding sequence ATGTTAGAAACATCAAAAAATGTAAAAGTAGTAGAAGTATATTCTGATATAGCAGGACATAGAAAGGGAGCATCTTTAGGGATTGATGCTTTAAGAAAATCTTCAAAAGAATTAAACTCTGAATATTATGAAAAATTACAAATAGAAAGTATTGGAGATGAGAATCAAAGTGATATAGCATCTGAATTTAAACATGCAAAACATGCAGATAAAATTGATTCAATAATTTCAAGTTTGGCATATAAAGTTAAAGAACTTAGAGAAGATAAAAAGTTTCCAATTATTTTAGCAGGAGATCACTCAAGTTGTGCAGGAACAATGCATGGACTAAAAATGGCACATCCAAATTCAGAAATAGGAGTTGTATATATCGATGCACATGCAGATATACATTCTCCATATACAAGTGGTTCAGGAAATATGCACGGAATGCCATTAGCCATGGCTTGTGCAATAGATAATATAGAATGTCAAAAGAATGAATTAACAGATAAAGAAATAGAATATTGGAATAAATTAAAATTTATGGCTTCAGATGAAGGATCAATAAAAACTGAAAATATAGTTTTTTGTGCAGTAAGAGATTACCAAAAAGAAGAAATGGCCTTAATTAAAAAACATAAAATACCTTTATATACAGTAGAAGAAATAACACATAAAGGAATAGGACCAACAGTAGAAGAGATATTTAAAAAGCTTGAATATTGTGACCATATATATGTTTCATTTGATGTAGATAGTGTTGATCCATTATATGTGCCAGGAACAGGAACTCCAGCGAATAATGGATTATCGTATGAACAGGCAATGCAGTTGAATATAGAATTAATAAAGAATGAGAAAGTATGTTGTTGGGAAATGGCAGAGATTAATCCACTTTATAATAATTCAAAAGATGATTCTACACGAATATTTAAGATTCTAGAGAAAGTTACACATTCTCTATTAAGCAATTATTAA
- a CDS encoding ornithine cyclodeaminase, whose amino-acid sequence MKVLEIEDIKSIVETIGYKKFYSMLIKTLEEDYSNWESFDKTPRVANHVDGGVIELMPISNNKLYTFKYVNGHPKNPAQNKMTVMATGQLSEVSTGEPLMFSEMTLLTAFRTAANSAMAAKYLAKKDSKVLTLIGTGSQSEFQYLAFSQIFDLKEVRYFDTDPKAMDKFENNMKQFDIRIIRCKDSKDAAKGADIITTCTADKRYQTVLTKDMIEGDVYINGIGGDCPGKTEIQKELIESSTVVCEFLEQCKIEGEIQQLAKDFTCPELYEIIRGEKNINVDTHGTIVFDSVGFAIEDYSVLRLIYDLSNELKIGKEMNFIPQLDNVKNLFSLVEAK is encoded by the coding sequence ATGAAAGTATTAGAAATAGAAGATATAAAAAGTATAGTAGAAACAATAGGATATAAAAAATTTTATTCAATGTTGATAAAAACATTAGAAGAAGATTATTCAAATTGGGAAAGTTTTGATAAAACACCAAGGGTTGCAAATCATGTGGATGGTGGAGTAATAGAATTAATGCCAATATCAAATAATAAATTATATACGTTTAAATATGTAAATGGACATCCAAAAAACCCAGCACAAAATAAAATGACAGTAATGGCAACAGGTCAACTATCAGAAGTTAGTACTGGTGAACCTTTAATGTTTAGTGAAATGACACTTCTAACAGCATTTAGAACAGCTGCAAACTCAGCAATGGCAGCAAAATACTTAGCAAAAAAAGATTCAAAAGTTCTAACACTTATTGGAACAGGTTCTCAAAGTGAATTTCAATACTTAGCATTTAGTCAAATATTTGATTTAAAAGAAGTTAGATATTTTGATACAGATCCTAAAGCTATGGATAAATTTGAAAATAATATGAAACAGTTTGATATAAGAATTATAAGATGTAAAGATTCAAAAGATGCAGCTAAGGGTGCAGATATTATTACCACTTGTACAGCAGATAAAAGATATCAAACAGTCCTAACAAAAGATATGATAGAAGGTGATGTTTATATTAATGGAATAGGTGGAGATTGCCCAGGTAAAACAGAAATTCAAAAAGAACTTATAGAATCTTCAACAGTAGTATGTGAATTTTTAGAGCAATGTAAAATTGAAGGTGAAATACAACAATTAGCTAAAGATTTTACTTGTCCAGAATTATATGAAATTATAAGAGGTGAGAAAAATATTAATGTTGATACTCATGGAACAATTGTTTTTGATTCAGTAGGATTTGCAATAGAAGACTATTCTGTTTTAAGATTAATTTATGATTTATCAAATGAATTAAAAATTGGTAAAGAAATGAACTTTATTCCTCAATTAGATAATGTAAAGAATTTATTTTCTTTAGTGGAGGCAAAATAA
- a CDS encoding DUF5718 family protein has product MQLNDLKDYLGFAVAGNFAGHLGEAGEADEFSVIETEEKDAPKGLFPFYIKGHDSFLSTYPISDKTISTHNREEDKIQAEPEVGLICDFIYENKKVIDIIPRYVSAFNDCSLRVQDGKKLSTKKNWGSNTKGISKEFIKIDNFTENGILSKYHLSSFIKRDGKIHNYGTISAVKSYSYFFTQLKDWMIDKFNTQEDCGPLEEISQFMTNAKDAKGILIASGATAYSQFGKRNFLKKGDELFIYVYNARIYSHQEIVNNIDSDISLSECSKLHQVIN; this is encoded by the coding sequence ATGCAATTAAATGATTTAAAAGATTATTTAGGATTTGCGGTTGCAGGAAATTTTGCAGGACATTTAGGTGAAGCAGGAGAAGCTGATGAATTCTCTGTTATAGAAACAGAAGAAAAAGATGCTCCCAAAGGTTTATTTCCTTTTTATATAAAAGGACATGATTCTTTTTTAAGCACTTACCCAATATCTGATAAAACTATTTCAACTCATAATAGAGAAGAAGATAAAATTCAAGCAGAACCAGAAGTTGGACTAATTTGTGATTTTATTTATGAAAATAAAAAAGTAATAGATATCATTCCTCGATATGTTTCAGCTTTTAATGACTGTTCTTTAAGAGTACAAGATGGTAAAAAGTTAAGTACAAAGAAAAATTGGGGAAGTAATACAAAAGGTATTTCAAAAGAGTTTATCAAAATTGATAACTTTACAGAAAATGGAATTTTAAGTAAATATCATCTTTCTTCTTTTATAAAAAGAGATGGAAAAATCCATAATTATGGAACTATTTCTGCAGTTAAATCTTATTCATATTTTTTTACTCAATTAAAAGATTGGATGATTGATAAGTTTAATACTCAAGAAGATTGCGGACCATTGGAAGAGATAAGTCAATTTATGACTAATGCTAAAGATGCAAAAGGAATATTAATTGCATCTGGTGCTACTGCATATAGCCAATTTGGAAAAAGAAACTTTCTAAAAAAAGGTGATGAATTATTTATCTATGTTTATAATGCACGGATTTATAGTCATCAAGAAATTGTTAATAATATTGATTCTGATATTTCACTGTCTGAATGTTCTAAATTACATCAAGTAATTAACTAG
- a CDS encoding FMN-binding glutamate synthase family protein, whose translation MTTGITIFLSLIIIILAWYIHDKYVQRTHQILVNYPIIGRLRFVFQEFREPFRQYFGDEKFYESMDKLDWVYNAARDKINFSSFSPAQPLPKPKFMLRHTNIVLNDNEVDNDFSVTFGENRRTPFISNSVIARAPMSDGSISPEGTRAFVYGAKMGGFPINSGEGGLTTNFFVTHYKYDKKYMKEVEGNALEHKIFRLAKIFFNEPVAVDFYRKLVFKKDLEADTYVFNKDKECFYRPNWDAPLENFPKDVPEEMADIILQISSGLYGVRTKDGKFDMERYKKQMSFCKMTEIKIAQGSKQTGGKLIAKKVTPSIAYYRNIEANKDAFSPNRFPYANTTEELFDFIGELQKASGKPVGIKIVISDYNNIVPIAKEIKRRSDLGLSFPDYISIDGGSGGSATAPLDMMERIGMDIRDALYLVDKVLKDYGVRDKVRISASGKILTPDDVIITLSLGADFVQIARGFMMSAGCIRARYCSGAGEHQCPVGLATQDIKKRKYYFVKKHSEYVRNYHANVLKSMKSLLAVMGLKNVKELNKDKLIFLDIDSIIHDDMDELFERRISIKKNKGKSDAIK comes from the coding sequence ATGACAACTGGAATAACAATATTCTTAAGTTTAATAATAATTATACTTGCATGGTATATACATGATAAATATGTACAAAGAACACATCAAATATTAGTAAACTATCCAATAATTGGGAGATTGAGATTTGTCTTTCAAGAGTTTAGAGAACCTTTTCGACAATATTTTGGGGATGAAAAATTTTACGAATCTATGGATAAATTAGATTGGGTTTATAATGCAGCAAGAGATAAAATTAATTTCTCTTCTTTTTCACCCGCTCAACCATTACCTAAACCAAAGTTTATGCTAAGACATACGAATATTGTTTTAAATGATAATGAAGTGGATAATGATTTTTCTGTTACATTTGGTGAAAATAGAAGAACACCTTTTATATCTAATTCTGTAATTGCTAGAGCTCCTATGAGTGATGGATCAATTTCACCTGAAGGTACACGAGCATTTGTATATGGTGCAAAAATGGGAGGATTTCCTATTAATTCAGGTGAGGGTGGATTAACAACTAACTTTTTTGTAACTCATTATAAATATGATAAAAAATATATGAAAGAAGTTGAAGGAAATGCTTTAGAACATAAAATATTTAGATTAGCAAAAATATTTTTTAATGAACCTGTTGCTGTAGATTTTTATAGAAAACTTGTATTTAAAAAAGATTTAGAAGCAGATACCTATGTTTTTAATAAAGATAAAGAATGCTTTTATAGACCAAATTGGGATGCCCCTCTTGAAAACTTTCCTAAAGATGTTCCAGAAGAAATGGCAGATATTATATTACAAATTAGTTCTGGACTTTATGGTGTAAGAACAAAAGATGGTAAATTTGATATGGAACGTTATAAAAAACAAATGAGCTTTTGTAAAATGACTGAAATAAAAATAGCACAAGGTTCAAAGCAAACAGGTGGAAAACTAATTGCAAAAAAAGTAACTCCATCAATTGCATATTATAGAAATATAGAAGCAAATAAAGATGCATTCTCTCCAAATAGATTTCCATATGCAAATACAACAGAAGAGTTATTTGATTTTATTGGTGAACTTCAAAAAGCTTCAGGAAAACCAGTTGGTATTAAAATTGTAATCTCTGATTATAATAATATAGTTCCAATTGCAAAAGAGATTAAAAGAAGATCTGATTTAGGTTTGTCTTTCCCTGATTATATTTCTATTGATGGTGGAAGTGGTGGAAGTGCTACAGCACCATTAGATATGATGGAGAGAATTGGTATGGATATTAGAGATGCTTTATATTTAGTTGATAAGGTATTAAAAGATTATGGTGTTAGAGACAAAGTGCGAATAAGTGCTAGTGGAAAAATCCTTACTCCTGATGATGTAATTATTACTTTAAGTCTTGGAGCTGATTTCGTGCAAATAGCACGTGGATTTATGATGAGTGCTGGATGTATTAGAGCTCGATATTGCTCAGGTGCAGGTGAACATCAATGTCCTGTAGGACTTGCAACTCAAGATATTAAAAAAAGAAAATATTACTTTGTAAAAAAACACTCAGAATATGTAAGAAATTATCATGCAAATGTTTTAAAAAGTATGAAAAGTTTACTTGCTGTTATGGGTTTAAAAAATGTAAAAGAGTTAAATAAAGATAAATTAATATTTTTAGATATAGATTCAATAATTCATGATGATATGGATGAGTTATTTGAGCGAAGAATTTCAATTAAGAAGAATAAAGGAAAATCAGATGCAATTAAATGA